GCCCGGCGGCGTCGGGGAGCGGGTCGATGTCGATGCTCATGAGGGGCGACCGCGGCCGGCCGGTGCTGCCTCGGACCGGCGGGCGACGCGGCCGTGATTGTGCGTACCTGTACCGATGCGGCGATAAACCTTGTGTCGGGGGATCGCCGCGGACCGAACGGATAAAGGGGCGCCCGGCCCACATTCGCGTAATGATCACGCTTGGAACGGCCCGCGCCTCGCCGGGCGAGACGGACACGGGCCGTCTCGAAGTCGGCGAGACGCGAGACGGGAGCCCCGTCCGACTGCCGGTGGCCGTCATCAACGGCGCCGAGGACGGCGAGACGCTGTATCTGCAGGCCGTCAGCGACGGCGACGAACTCAACGGGCTCGGCGTCGTCAACCGCGTCGTTCCCCGCCTCGATCCGGCGGAACTGTCGGGCACCGTTCTCGTGGTCGGGGTCGTGAACTACTTCGCGTTTCAGGTCGCCGAACACCGGAATCCGGTCGACGACCGGAAGATGAATCGCGGCTACCCCGGCAACGAGGACGGCACGACGAGCGAGCGCATCGCCCACGCGACGTTTCAGGCCGCAAAGCGGGCGGATTACATCCTCGACCTCCACCAGGGGTCGACGAGCCGGATGATAAACGAGACCCGCGTTCGGTGCGGGATCCGGCACCGACTGCACGGCGAGTGCCTCGAACTGGCGAAGGTGTTCGGCTGCGGCCACGTGCTCGACATCAAGGGGCCGGACGGCCAGCTCGCCCGTGCCGGCCCGGAACACGGCATCCCGACCATCGACCCCGAGCTCGGCGGCTGTGTCGGCTGGGACGAGGAGTCGATCCGCTACGGCGTCGACGGCGTGTTCAACGTCCTCCGACACTACGGCTTCCTCGACGGCGACGTCGACCTCGACCGCCAGGTCCGAGCGCGCGGCTTCGACCAGTACGGCGCGCCGGCCGGCGGGCTGGTGCAGTTCGACTGCGAACTCGGCGACCGCGTCTCGGCCGGCGACGTGCTCTACGAGGTGACCGACGTGTTCGGCGAGCTGAAGGGCCGAGTCACCGCCGACGACGAGGGAATCTTCTGGCGCACGCGGCGGCTCCCGCAGGTCGCCGCCGGCGAGTACGTCTGCTCCGTCGGCACCAACGTCGACCGGTACTGATGGCGGCCGCCCCCGGTCGCCCCCGTGCCCTCCGCTGTCTTGACTGCGGCGCGACCGTCGGCGACCGATGGCGATGCGCGTGCGGCGCCCCGCTGGAGTTCGCCGACCCACCGATCCCGGACGGCGACGCGCCGACCTTGGTGGCCGCCGACCCCGACGCGGCGGCCGTCAGCAACGCGAGGGACGCTCGCAACGGGCTCTGGGCGTTCGAGTCGCTCCTCGCCGTCGGCGACGACCCGGCGGACCGGGTGACGCTCGGCGAGGGACTGACACCGCTCGTCGACGCGGACGCGGGAGCGGCCGGCGACGCGGACGACTGGGACGCGGCTTTTAAATTGGAGTACGTGTTCCCCACCGGCTCTTTTAAAGACCGCGGGGCGACGACGACGCTCACGCGAGCCCGCGAGCTGGGCGTCGAGCGCGTCGTCGAGGACTCCTCCGGCAACGCCGGCGCCGCGATCGCGACGTACGCGGCCCGCGCGGGCATCGACGCCGCGGTGTACGTTCCCGCCGACGCCAAGGCGTCGAAACTCCGGGCGATCCGCCGAGCCGGCGCCGAGCCCGTCCGGATCGACGGGTCGCGTGCGGACGTGACCGAGGCGTGCGTGGCCGCGCTCGGGGACGGTGACGACGCCGACTCCGCGTGGTACGCCAGCCACGCCTGGAACCCGGCGTTCTTCGAGGGGACCGCCACGGTCGCCTACGAGATCGCCGCCCAGCGGGAGTGGAACGCCCCCGACGCGGTCGTGACCCCCCTCGGCCACGGGACCCTGTTCCTCGGGGCGTACCGCGGCTTCCGCCGCCTGCAGCGCGCGGGGTGGATAGACGAGGTCCCGCGGCTGTACGGCGCGCAGGCGGCCGGCATCGCGCCGGTCGTCCGCGCGCTCCACGGCGCCGACGCCGCCGACCCAGAGGGACAACACAACGCGGCCGCAGACGGAATCCAGATCGCCGAGCCTGTCCGCATGGGAGAGATTCGCAACGCCATCGCCGACACCGGCGGCGACGCGGTCGCTATCACGGAGGCGGCGACCGAGCGCGAACTGGACCGGCTCCACGCCGCGGGCTTTTATACCGAACCGACCTGCGCCGTGGCCCCGGCGGCGCTCCGGAGGCTCCGCGAACGGGGCGACGTTGCGCCCGGCGACGACGTCGTGGTCCCCCTGACCGGAAGCGGACTGAAGGGGTGACCGCCCCGGCCGGGCGTCGGCACCACCGGTATCCCTTTCGGCACCACCGGTATCCCTTTCGGCACCACCGGTACCCCTTTTGAACACCGGCGCATTCGGTCTCCCATGGACGTCCTCGTCTACGGTGCCGGCGCGCTCGGGAGCCTCGTCGGCGGGCTGTTGGCACGGACACACGAGGTCACGCTCGTCGGGCGCGACCCGCACATGCGACGGGTTCGGGCGGACGGGCTCCGGATCGACGGGGCGATCGACGCCCACGTCCACCCGCGAGCGCTCACCGACGGAACCCACCGCTCGGCGGACCTCGCGGTGGTCACGACGAAGGCGTACGACACCGACGCGGCCGCGGCGGCGCTCGCGACCGGCGAGTACGACGCGGTCTGCTCGCTCCAGAACGGCCTCACCGAGGAGCGACTGGTCGCGGCGCTCGACCCGACCGTCCTCGCGGGCACCGCGAGCTACGGCGCCCGACTCGTCGAGCCGGGTCGGGTCACCTGTACCGGCGTCGGGGAGGTCGTTCTCGGAGCGCTGTCCGGGGGGCGCGACCCGGTCGCAGAGCGCGTCGGGGCCGCGTTCGACGAGGCCGGGATCGAGACGACCGTCGCCACCGACATGCCTCGGCGGCGATACGAGAAGCTCGCGGTCAACGCGGCCATCAACGGCCCGTCGGCGCTCGTCCGGCTCTCGAACGGCGACGCGCTCGCCGGGCCGGGCGGGGAGGCGGCCCGCGAGGCGGCCCGCGAGGTGGCGCGGGTCGCGCGAGCCGACGGGGTTGCGCTCGGCGAGACGGCGGCCGTCGACGCCGTCGAGCGCGTCGCGGCCGACACCGCCGCCAACCGGTCGTCGATGTGCGAGGACGTGACCGCGGGGCGGCGCACCGAGGTCGATGCGATCTACGGGGCCGCGCTCGACCGCGCCGACCAGTTCGGCGTGCCCGCGCCGACGTGTCGGACGATCGCGTCGCTGATCCGCGGGTGGGAGGTCGGGGCCGGCGTTCGTCCGGCGGCCGATGACGACGGAGCGGCGACTGAGTGAGCGTTACACTGGCGAGGGGTACTCGCGAAAAACGGAGTTCACCCGCCGAGGACGGGACGACTGGCTTCCGGCCGTGTCAACACCACTCCTCAAGGATGGTAGCGTCTGTCTCGTCGACCGAGACCCACGCGTTCTCCCGAGAGAGGTCTGCGATTACGAGTTCCGATCGCGACGATGAGGAGTCAATCGACGCCATGATGTCCGGCGAGTCGCCGGCGTCGAGCGTCGGATCCGTTGGCAGCGCCGTCCGACGGTGATCGGGGTCCGGGTCGTCCCATGGAGTGGAACTCCGTGACATGATTGTTAATTGTTCACAGTACGTATAAGCGTTCCGGACCACGTACGTCCGCCGTCGGCGAATCCGTGTTTTGAGGGGAATATCAGGGACGTGAGGCCCTGTCAAGCGTCGATCATCCGGTGATCGACGTATTCGACCGTCGATCCGACGGAATATCAGGTCCGTTGTCATGCGTCGGTTCGAATCGCCACAGAAGCCGACGCACCCACCGGCTGACCCACGCGAGACGAGGCGCATTCGGCGAGCGCTCGTGGACCACCTTCGCAGTATACAAGAGGTGCCACGGAGTAAGGCGGTGTATGAACGTATCAGACGCCATGACGCCGCGTTCGGATCTCGTCGTCGTCGAGATCCCAGGGAGCCGGAACGACGTACTGGAGTACATCCAAGAGTACGGCTTCTCCTCGGTGCCGGTCGTGAAAGACGTCGACGGCGACGAGGTGTACCGCGGTCTCGTCACCCGTGACGACCTCATCGAACAGCCGGACGAGGACCAACTCGCGCTGTTGATGCGGGAGGTGCCCACCGTGGGCGCAGAGGAGTCGATAGACGACGCCGCCGCCACAATCGTCGCCGAGGGCTCGCGTCGGCTCCCCGTGGTCGACGGCGACGAGCTCGTCGGCATCCTCACCGTCACCGACGTGATTCGGGCCATCGCCCGCGGCGAGATGGCCGGCGACACCGAGGTCGGCGGGCTCGCGACTACCGCGGTCAACGCGACGCACACGGAGACGCCGCTGCCGGTCGCCGAGCGCGAGATCGGGCTGGCGAACGTCCCCTACGCCGTCGTCCTCGACGACGACGCCGACCTCGCTGGAATGGTAACCGAAGTCGATATCCTGGCGGTCGCCCGCGTCGTCGAGGGCGAGGCCAGCACGGGCGACTCCATCGCCGAACAGGACTCCGAGTGGTCCTGGGAGGGCATCAAGGCCACCGGCGCTCGGTACCTCCCGACCCGAAACGTCGAACTGCCCGCCGAGGCGGTCCGTCACTTCATGACCGAGGACCTCATCACCGTCAACAGTACCCGAACCGCCAAGGAGGTCGCACAGGAGCTCATCAGCAACGACATCGAGCAGGTGCCGCTGGTCAACGGGACCGACCTCGACGGCATCGTGCGAGACGTCGACCTGCTGGAGGGCTTATAAATGGCGTCGGAGGCGATAGTCGAGTTAGCCAAGCGGCGGGGGTTCTTTTTCGGCTCGAACGGCGCGTACGGCGGCACCGCCGGCTTCTACACGTTCGGCCCGCAGGGCGCGGCCTTAAAAAAGAACGTTGAGGACGCGTGGCGCGACCGGTTCACCATCCGCGAGGGGAACCGCGAGATTGAGGCCCCGACGATCATGCCGGAGCCCGTCTTCGAGGCCTCGGGCCACCTCGACACGTTCGACGACATGCTCGTCGAGTGTCCCGAGTGCGGCGAGTCCCACCGCGCCGACCACCTCGTCGAGGCCGTCACCGATATCGAAGACGCCGAGGCGCTGCCCGGTTCGGACGTGGAAGCCCTCATCGCCGACAACGACATCACCTGCCCGTCCTGCGGCACCGCGCTCGCCGGCGTCACGGTCGAGGATTTCAACCTCATGTTCGCGACCGACATCGGCCCCGGCGACGCCCAGCCCGGCTACCTCCGCCCGGAGACGGCGCAGGGCATCTTCGTGGAGTTCCCGCGGCTGAAAGAGTACGCCCGCGGCAACCTCCCCTTCGGGATCACCCAGATCGGTCCGGCGTACCGCAACGAGATCTCGCCGCGCGGCGGGCTGCTCCGCCTCCGCGAGTTCACGCAGGCCGAACTCGAACAGTTCATCGACCCCGAGGACGACGAACCGCCGCTGGACCGCGTGCGCGACGTGTCGGTCCGGCTGTACCCGGCCGCAGAACAGCAGGCCGACGACGGCGACTACGTCGAGACCACGGTCGGCGAGGCGGTCGACGACGGCACCATCGGCTCCCCGTGGGTCGGCTACTACCTCGGCGTCGCGAAGGAGTGGTACGACCGGATCGGCGTCGACCTCGACCGGTTCCGCTTCCGCCAGCATCTCGCCGGCGAGCGCGCCCACTACGCGTCAGACTGCTGGGACGCAGAGAGCGAGGTCGACGGCGACTGGATCGAGATCGCGGGCTTCTCGTACCGCGCCGACTACGACCTCTCGAAACACGGCGCTCACGGCGACGATTCGTTCACCGTATTCAAACGGTACGACGAGCCGAAGTCGGTCGAACGCGCCACCGTCGACCCCGACATGTCCGTCCTCGGGCCCGAGTTCGGCGGGGACGCCGCCGCGGTCGCCGAGGCGCTCGGAACCCTCGCCGAGCGCGACCCGGACGCGTTCGACGGCGAGAGCGTCTCCGTCGACGTTGCCGGCGAGACGCACGCCGTCGACACCGACGTGGCGAACTTCTCGGTCGAGACGGTGACCGAGAACGGCGAACACCTCACGCCGCACGTCGTCGAGCCGTCGTTCGGCGTCGGCCGGACGGTCCAGACCCTGCTGGCACACGGCTACAGCGAAGACGAGGTCGACGGCGAGGCGCGGACGTACCTCTCGCTCGAACCCGAAGTCGCGCCCCAGGACGCGGCCGTCTTCCCGCTCGTGACCAACGACGAGCGACTCACCGACTTAGCCGACCGCGTCGCCGCCGACCTCCGCGAGGCCGGGCTGGCGGTCGCGTACGACGACTCCGGCTCGATCGGGCGGCGGTACCGCCGTCAAGACGAGATCGGCACCCCGTTCTGCGTCACGGTCGACCGCGACGGCATCGAGGGCGACGGCCCCGAGACGGTGACCGTCCGCGAGCGCGACTCCGCGGCCCAGGTCCGCGTTCCGGCCGACGAACTGGCCGCGGAGCTGGCCGCGCTCCGCGCCGGCGGCGAGTTCGACGCGCTCGTCGATCGGTACGAAACGGTCGCGACCGACGTCGAGACCAACTGACCCGTGCCCCTTCCCGCGGCGGAGTGGCGAGCCAGCGTGGAGTTCGAGCGGCGGCTGGTCCACGCGAGCGGCACGCTGTTTCCGGTCCCGTACCTGCTCGGATGGGTCTCGTGGACCGAGACGGCGGCGTTCCTCGCCCTCGGGGTCGCTACCGTCGGACTCCTGGAGTACCTCCGCCTGGTCGTCGGGCTCGACCACGCCGTCTACCGGCACCTCACCCGCGAGTACGAGTCCGACAGCGTCGCCGGCTACGCGCTGTACATGGTCGGCACCACCGCGGTCGCGGTCGCCGCCGTCCCCGCGCTCGCGATTCCCGGCATGACCCCGACGCTCGCGGTCCCCGCCATCTGGATGGTGTCGCTCGGCGACCCCGTCAGCGGCGCGCTCGGCGACAACGCCGCCACCGAGTCGAAACGGCCCACTGCGTGGATCGCGATGTTTCTCGTCAGTCTCGGACTCGCGCTTCTCTTTACCGTCCCGGCGTTCGGGTCCCGCGTCGGGGTCGCCGTCGCGCTCGCCGGGGCGGTTCCCGCCGCGGTCGCCGACGGGCTCCCGCCGATCGTCCGCGGGGTCGCCGTCGACGACAACCTCACCATCTCGCCGGCCGCCGCTGTCGGGATGCTCCTCGCCGTTTCCGTGTTGGCGTAAATTGCGACCGGGCTCGCGCTCCCGTTTTTTCGAAAGACGTTACGAATCGATCGACAGCGACGCGAGCAGCGACTCCAACTGCACCTGCTCGTTTGCCCCCTCGGCGATCCGGTAGTCGGCCTCGCCGATCCGCTCCATCAGCGCGACCGCCTCGCGCTCGCTCAGGTCGAACTCCCAGACGGAGCGGTGGAGCTGGTCTATCACGTCGCCGCCCGCCATCCCCGTCTCGGTGAGGAGCTGATCGAGCGTCGCTCGCGCTCGCGAGAAGTCTCCCTCCAACGCGTTCGTCACCATCGACTCGATCTCCTCCGGCCGGGCGGTCGCCGTGATCGCGTAGACGGCCTCCTCGTCGACCACGTCGTCGGTCGTCGCCGCCGCCTGCAGCGAGTTGATCGCGCGGCGCATGTCGCCGTCGGCCGCGTAGACGAGCGCGTCGACGCCCGCGTCGGTCACCTCGATCCCCTCCGCCGCGGCTATCTCGCGCGTCTGTGCGGCGACCGCCTCGTCCGAGAGCGGCGAGAAGCGGAAGACGGCACACCGCGACTGGATCGGGTCGATGATCTTCGACGAGTAGTTACACGAGAGGATGAAGCGCGTGTTGTCGGAGAACTGCTCCATCGTGCGGCGAAGCGCTGACTGGGCGTCATCCGTGAGGCTGTCGGCCTCATCAAGAAACACGATCCGGAAGTCGCCGCCGAACGACGAGCGCGCGAACCCCTTTATCCGGTCGCGCACCACGTCGATGCCGCGCTGGTCGGAGGCGTTGAGCTCCAAGAAGTTCCCGCGCCAGTTGTCCTCGCCGTACACCTGACGGGCGATGGCGGTGGCGGCGGTCGTCTTCCCGACCCCGGCGGGTCCCCCGAAGAGCAGGTGGGGGATGTCGTCCTGCTCGATGTAGGTCTGGAGCCGTTCGATGATGGCTTCCTGTCCGTGGATGTCGTCGAGCGACTGCGGTCGGTACTTCTCGATCCAGATCTTCCGACCGGTCGCCGTCGCAGCCGTCTGCTCGTCGGCCTCGCTCATGGCGGATCGGAGGGCGGGCGGGGTGATAAACGCCCCGAGGACGAGCAGCCCACCCCCGCTCTACAGCCGCCGCCGGATCGCCTCGCGGAACGCGCGCGCCGCGTCGACGCCCGACTCCGCCGTTCGCAGCCGTTCGCTCGTGGCCGCGTCGATATCCGGCGCGAGGATGAGCGCCGCGGCGCCCGTCGAGACGGTTTCCGTCCGCCAGTCGACGTATCGCTCGACGAGCCCGCCGGCGCTGTCGGCGCGCAGCACGGCGTTCCGCCACGCGAACTCGCGGCTCCCCCGCAGCCCGACGAGGGCCACCCGGTCGTCGAAGGGGTCGAGCAGGCGGTCGATACCGGCGATTCCGACGGCGTCGTACGTCTCGACGAGCACGTCTTGCATCGTCTGGATGAGCCGAGCGAGGATCGCATTTATCCGCTGGTGGTCGGCGCGCTTCCGGTCGCGGTCCGGGTCGATGCCGATGTCGCCGAGCGTGTACGTGAGGTCGTAGGCGATGTGGGCGTTGATGCCGAGGAGCGCGTCCTGCGCGACGAGCGTCCGGCCGCGGGCGGCGGCGGCGAAGGCGATCAGCCACGGGCGGGGGACCGACTCGAACGCTCGCCGCTCGAACGCGACCAGCGCCCGGCGGTAGCGGTCCGCGAAGGCGACGAGGTACGACGCGGCCCACGCCGGATCGAGGAACGCCCCGTCGTCGATCGCAGTTCCGACCGCCGCCGTCATGCGGCTGTACACCGTGAGAAACACCGCGCGGGGGTCGCCGCGCTCGCGGAGATACGCCTCGGTTCGGGCCAGTCGCTCGGCCACGTCGGCGACGGACGAAAACGGGGTCGAAACGTGGCCGAGCAGCGTTTCGTCCGGCGCGTCGTCCGCGAGGGCTGTCGCGACGGTCTCGGCGTCGATCTCGGCGGATCGGACGATCCCGGTGAGCAGCGCTCTCGCCTCGGTCGCCGTCGGGACGGTCGCGCGTATCGGGATCATCGTGAACGACGGCCGCGGCCGTCGAGAGGTCCGGTACTCGACCCCCGATAAAGAGCGTTGCGTCGGGTTGGTCGCGCGGCTTACGCGAACTCGTCGACGAGCTCGGGGACCACGTCGAACAGGTCGCCGACGATTCCGTAGTCGGCGATGTCGAAGATCGGCGCGTTCGGGTCGGTGTTGATCGCGACGATCGTGTCCGACCCCTTCATCCCGGCGACGTGCTGGACCGCGCCCGAGATACCGACGGCGATGTACACGTCTGGCGTCACCACCTTCCCGCTCTGGCCGACCTGGCGGTTTTTCGGCAGCCAGCCGTTGTCGACGATCGGTCGCGACGCGGAGAGCGTCGCGCCGAGCGCGTCGGCGAGCTCCTCGACGACCTCCAGGTTCTCCTCCTCGTCGATGCCGCGACCGACGGAGACGAGCACGTCGGCGTCGGCGATGTCGACGTCGCCGCCGGCGACCTCCTCGAAGCCCGTGACGCGCGCGCCGGACTCGGGGTGATCGACGTCGACGGCCCCGACCGCCGCGTCGCCGACCCCCTCGGCCGGCGCCCACTCGCCGCCGCGGACGGTGAGGACGAAGCGGTCTCCGGTGACGTCGACGGTCGTCTCGACCTTCGAGCCGTACATCTCGCGGGTGACGGTCATCCCGTCGTCGTACTCGAAGCCGACCGCGTCGGTCACCAGCGGGAGATCGCTCGCCTCGGCGACGGCGGGCGCGTAGTCCAGCCCGTTGACCGAGTTCGGGATCACCACGGCGCCCGCGTCGGTCTCGCCGAGGAGCCGCTCGACCGAAGCCTGGTAGACGTTGTGGTCGAACTCCTCGCCGTTGGCGACCGTGTGGATCGCGTCGACGCCCTTGCGGTTCAGGTCGTCGGCGAACTGCTCGACGTCCCCGCTGACGACCGCGAGGTGGAGGTCGCCGTCGCGGGCGTCCGCGAGCTCGCGTCCCGCGGTTATCGCCTCGTACGACACGTCTCGGATCTCTCCGCGCCGGTGTTCCGCGACGACGAGCACGTCACTCATCACGCGCTCACCCCCTTGTCGCGGAGGACCTCGGCGAGGCGCGCGGCGCTCTCCCCCGCGTCGCCTTCGAGGATCTCCGCGTCGGACTCGCTTTCCGGCTCGTACATCGAAGTGATTTCGAGCGCGCTCGCCACGTCGTCGGCGGTCAGCCCGAGGTCGGCGAGATCGGTCGCGTCGATCTCCTTCCGCTGTGCCTGTCGGATCCCGCGGAGGCTCGCGTACCGCGGCTCGTTCAGTCCGGTCTGGACGGTCAACACGGCCGGCAGGTCGACGTCGGTCAGCTCCTCGACGCCCCCTTCGAGCTCGCGGTGAACCTGCGCGACGCCCGCGTCCGCGTCGATGTCGAGGTCGTTGACGACGGCGGCGTGCTCGAAGCCGATGCGCTCGGCGAGCGCCACGCCCGTCGCGCCGAACCCGGTGTCTGCGGCCTGTACGCCGCCGAGGATCAGGTCCGGCTCTTCCGCCTCGACGACCGCCTCAAACGTCGTCACCTTCGCGGCCACGTCGGCGAACCCCGCCTCGAAGGCGTCGTCCCACACCCGAACGGCGCGGTCGGCGCCCTTTGCGAGCGCCATCCGAATCGTCTCCTCGGATCGTTCCGGGCCGATGGTGACGGCGACGACCTCGTCGGCGATCCCAGCCTCGGCGAGCTGTACCGCCGCCTCGACCGCGTAGTCGTCCCACTCGTTGAGATCGTATTCGAGGTCGGCTTCGGCGATGTCCGTGCCCTCGATCGCGAAATCGTCGTCGGGCTCAGCGACCTCTTTGACAGTCACCAGAACTTTCATGATCGATACTCCGTCGCTCGGATTGTAAGAGCTTTCGGAACACCACACCGCACGGCCGGTAGTTTCGTCGCCCCCGGCCGGCGGGCGCCGGCTCTCAGCTGTCGCCGTCGTCTCCGTCGCGCTCGTCGTCTCCGTCGCGCTCGCCGTCGCCGTTTCCGTCGCCGTCGTCCGGGAGCGAAATCAGGTTCTCACGCCCCAGCCGAAGCTTTTCGACCCGGTTCGAATCGGCCATCGCGGAGAGCAGCTGCGACACCTTCGCGTCCGACCAGCCGGTCTCGGCGACGATGTCGGCCTGCCGCATCCGTCCGCCGTTGCCGTCGAGGAGGCGTTCGACGCGCTCCTCGTCGGACAGGAGCGAGAGGTCCTCCTCGGGCTCTCCGTCTCCCTCCGGGGCGCCGTCGCCCGCCGGTTCGTCGCTCGGCGCGCCCGAACCGGCGGTCTCGGATGCGGGCTCGCCGCTGTTCGTCCCCCCGCCGACCCGACCGCCGTCGTCGGCGACGCCCCCCGCAGCGACGCTCCCGTTCGGCTCGGCCGCGGCGTCGGCGCCCATCCGGCGGTAGCCGACGATGCTCCCGGCGATGAGCATCGCCGCGACGACGATCGCGGCGGTGAGCATCGTCCACGGCGGGGCGGTCGTCGCCGCCGGCGCGTACACGACCGCGACGCGCTCGTCGTCGCCGAAGGTTCGCGGCCCCTCGACGATCACGGCGTTGTCGCTCAGCCGGTCCGTGGCGTCGGAGGTCCCGGTCACGGTGTACCCCTCTGGGGTCGCCACTTCGAGCGTCTGTCCCTCCGCCAACGAGACGAGCCACGTGCCGCCGTCGGGCGTCCGTAACGCGTCGCCCAAGAGCAGGTTCTCGCCGTCCTGTGCCAGGAAGTCGGTCCACACGAAGGTCAGTCGGAGTTCGCCGACCGCCGTCGTCTCACCGTCCGCCACGTCGAACGACGACGGGTCCTCGTGAACGACGACCTCGCGGTTCACCTCCTGGATCTGCATCCGACGGTCGACGTTCCGGCTGGCCTCGCGGGCGAAGCCCTCGAACAGCGTCGCGTCGGGGCCGATCTCGCCGTCGAGGAACCGCTCGCTGGCCGCGTCGAACGCGGCGCGGTCGGTCTCGCCGGTCAGCGCGTATCGGACCGAGACGGTCCACCGCGCGTCGCGGTCCGGCGTCGGCTCGATCAGGATCCGCGTCGCCGTGGTGGGCTCGTACGGGTCGTCGATCTGTCGGACGGGGTCGGAATCCGCGGTCGTGGTCTCGGCCGCGACGGTCGCGCGGTCGGCGTCGATGGAGGGCGAGGGCGACGGCGCGTCTCCCGCGACGGGGGCCACGCCGCTCGCGACGAGCGCGACGACCAGTAACCCGACGAGGAACACGCGGGACGGGGCATTCCGCATACATTTCAGGGCACTCAGCCGCCCGGCAAAACGCTTTCCATCGGCCACTTCCGCCGTCAGACGCGCGTCGGCGGGCGACCGCCGGAGTCCGGTCAGCACACTTCGTTCCGACTCGTTGAGGTGGCTTTTTTATATTCCGAGGTGAACTTCGGTGTATGAGAGCCCTCCCGATCTCCCTTGCCGTGCTGCTGCTGTTCGCGGCGGTCGCCGGCGCGGTGTCGCCGGCGGTCGCCGCCCCCGCGGCGCCCACCGACTTGGGCGCCGGGAGCGACGCCGCGGTACCGTCCGGTGCCGACTCAACGGCTGCTCCTACCGTTTCGACGCCCGAGCGCGTGCCCGCCGCGGTCGACGACGCCGACGAGGATCCGGAGCGCTCACAAGTCGACCCGGCGAACCGCACGTTCCGGACGCTGGGCACGCCGGGCGGCGTCGAGGCCCGCGCCGGCTCGTCCGTCCGCGGTGCGAACTTGGGCTCGTCCATCGGGTTCG
This genomic window from Halorubrum sp. PV6 contains:
- a CDS encoding DUF5995 family protein, translating into MIPIRATVPTATEARALLTGIVRSAEIDAETVATALADDAPDETLLGHVSTPFSSVADVAERLARTEAYLRERGDPRAVFLTVYSRMTAAVGTAIDDGAFLDPAWAASYLVAFADRYRRALVAFERRAFESVPRPWLIAFAAAARGRTLVAQDALLGINAHIAYDLTYTLGDIGIDPDRDRKRADHQRINAILARLIQTMQDVLVETYDAVGIAGIDRLLDPFDDRVALVGLRGSREFAWRNAVLRADSAGGLVERYVDWRTETVSTGAAALILAPDIDAATSERLRTAESGVDAARAFREAIRRRL
- a CDS encoding electron transfer flavoprotein subunit alpha/FixB family protein, translated to MSDVLVVAEHRRGEIRDVSYEAITAGRELADARDGDLHLAVVSGDVEQFADDLNRKGVDAIHTVANGEEFDHNVYQASVERLLGETDAGAVVIPNSVNGLDYAPAVAEASDLPLVTDAVGFEYDDGMTVTREMYGSKVETTVDVTGDRFVLTVRGGEWAPAEGVGDAAVGAVDVDHPESGARVTGFEEVAGGDVDIADADVLVSVGRGIDEEENLEVVEELADALGATLSASRPIVDNGWLPKNRQVGQSGKVVTPDVYIAVGISGAVQHVAGMKGSDTIVAINTDPNAPIFDIADYGIVGDLFDVVPELVDEFA
- a CDS encoding electron transfer flavoprotein subunit beta/FixA family protein → MKVLVTVKEVAEPDDDFAIEGTDIAEADLEYDLNEWDDYAVEAAVQLAEAGIADEVVAVTIGPERSEETIRMALAKGADRAVRVWDDAFEAGFADVAAKVTTFEAVVEAEEPDLILGGVQAADTGFGATGVALAERIGFEHAAVVNDLDIDADAGVAQVHRELEGGVEELTDVDLPAVLTVQTGLNEPRYASLRGIRQAQRKEIDATDLADLGLTADDVASALEITSMYEPESESDAEILEGDAGESAARLAEVLRDKGVSA